The proteins below come from a single Balaenoptera acutorostrata chromosome 2, mBalAcu1.1, whole genome shotgun sequence genomic window:
- the LOC103013581 gene encoding presenilins-associated rhomboid-like protein, mitochondrial yields MAWRGLAQRGWGCGQAWAPPAGGRSCEELTAALAQPRLLGRRFNFFIQQKCGFRKAPRKVEPRRSDTGTSSEAYKRSALIPPVEETAFYPSSFPIRTLVKPLFFTVGFTGCAFGSAAIWQYESLKSRVQSYFDGIKADWLDSIRPQKEGDFRKEINKWWNKLSDGQQTVTDIIAANVFVFCLWRVPSLQRTMIRYFTSSPASKVLCSPMLLSTFSHFSLFHMAANMYVLWSFSSIIVNILGQEQFMAVYLSAGVISNFVSYVCKVATGRYGPSLGASGAIMTVLAAVCTKIPEGRLAIIFLPMFTFKAGNALKAIIAMDTAGMILGWKFFGHAAHLEGALFGIRYITYGHELIWKNREPLVKIWHEMRTNGPKKGGGSK; encoded by the coding sequence ATGGCGTGGCGAGGCTTGGCGCAGAGAGGCTGGGGCTGTGGTCAGGCGTGGGCTCCGCCGGCGGGCGGCCGCAGCTGCGAGGAACTCACTGCGGCCCTGGCTCAGCCGCGGCTGCTCGGGCGCAGGTTTAACTTTTTTATTCAGCAAAAATGTGGATTCAGAAAAGCACCCAGGAAGGTTGAACCTCGAAGATCAGACACAGGAACAAGTAGTGAAGCATACAAGAGAAGTGCTTTGATTCCTCCTGTAGAAGAAACAGCCTTttatccttcttcctttcctataaGGACTCTTGTAAAGCCTTTGTTTTTTACTGTTGGGTTTACAGGCTGTGCATTTGGATCAGCTGCCATTTGGCAATATGAATCACTGAAATCCAGGGTCCAGAGTTATTTTGATGGTATAAAAGCTGATTGGTTGGATAGCATAAGACCACAGAAGGAAGGAGACTTCAGAAAGGAGATTAACAAGTGGTGGAATAAGCTAAGTGATGGCCAGCAGACTGTGACAGATATCATAGCTGcaaatgtttttgtattttgtttgtggAGAGTACCTTCTCTACAGCGGACGATGATCAGATATTTCACATCCAGTCCAGCCTCAAAGGTCCTTTGTTCTCCAATGTTGCTGTCAACATTCAGTCATTTCTCCTTGTTTCACATGGCAGCAAATATGTATGTCTTGTGGAGCTTCTCCTCCATCATAGTGAACATTCTCGGGCAAGAGCAGTTCATGGCAGTGTACTTATCTGCAGGTGTTATTTCCAATTTTGTTAGTTATGTGTGTAAAGTTGCCACAGGAAGATATGGACCATCACTTGGTGCATCAGGCGCAATCATGACTGTCCTTGCAGCTGTCTGCACTAAGATCCCAGAAGGGAGGCTCGCCATTATCTTCCTTCCAATGTTCACGTTCAAAGCAGGGAATGCCCTAAAAGCCATTATTGCCATGGATACAGCAGGAATGATCCTGGGATGGAAATTTTTTGGTCATGCAGCACATCTTGAGGGAGCTCTTTTTGGAATACGGTATATTACTTATGGTCATGAACTCATTTGGAAGAACAGGGAGCCTCTAGTGAAAATTTGGCATGAAATGAGGACTAACGGCCCCAAAAAAGGAGGTGGCTCTAAGTAA